One genomic window of Pseudomonas chlororaphis subsp. piscium includes the following:
- the recG gene encoding ATP-dependent DNA helicase RecG yields the protein MTELSNVPVTALKGVGEAMAEKLAKVGLENLQDVLFHLPLRYQDRTRVVPIGALRPGQDAVIEGTVSGADVVMGKRRSLLVRLQDGTGGLSLRFYHFSNAQKEGLKRGTRVRCYGEARPGASGLEIYHPEYRAISGDEPPPVDQTLTPIYPLTEGLTQQRLRMLCQQSLALLGPRSLPDWLPQELARDYQLAPLDDAIRYLHHPPADADVDELALGHHWAQHRLAFEELLTHQLSQQRLRESLRSQLAPALPKATRLPAQYLKNLGFPPTGAQQRVGNEIAYDLSQPEPMLRLIQGDVGAGKTVVAALAALQALEAGYQVALMAPTEILAEQHFITFKRWLEPLGLEVAWLAGKLKGKSRTAALEQIAAGAPMVVGTHALFQDEVQFKNLALVIIDEQHRFGVQQRLALRQKGVGGRLCPHQLIMTATPIPRTLAMSAYADLDTSILDELPPGRTPVNTVLVTDSRRVEVIERVRAACAEGRQAYWVCTLIEESEELTCQAAETTYEDLSSALGELRVGLIHGRMKPAEKAEVMGQFKAGELQLLVATTVIEVGVDVPNASLMIIENPERLGLAQLHQLRGRVGRGSAASHCVMLYHPPLSQIGRQRLGIMRETNDGFVIAEKDLELRGPGEMLGTRQTGLLQFKVADLMRDADLLPAVRDAAQALLERWPHHVSPLLERWLRHGQQYGQV from the coding sequence ATGACTGAGCTGTCGAACGTGCCGGTCACGGCACTCAAGGGCGTCGGCGAAGCCATGGCCGAAAAGCTGGCCAAGGTCGGCCTGGAGAACCTGCAGGACGTGCTGTTCCACCTGCCCCTGCGTTATCAGGACCGCACCCGCGTAGTACCGATCGGCGCGCTGCGCCCCGGGCAGGACGCGGTGATCGAAGGCACCGTCAGCGGCGCCGACGTGGTGATGGGCAAGCGCCGCAGCCTGCTGGTGCGCCTGCAGGACGGCACCGGCGGGCTCAGCCTGCGTTTCTACCATTTCAGCAATGCGCAGAAGGAAGGCCTCAAGCGCGGCACCCGCGTGCGCTGTTATGGCGAAGCCCGTCCCGGCGCCTCGGGGCTGGAAATCTACCACCCGGAATACCGCGCCATCAGCGGCGATGAACCGCCGCCCGTGGACCAGACCCTGACCCCCATCTACCCGCTCACCGAAGGCCTGACCCAGCAGCGCCTGCGCATGCTGTGCCAGCAGAGCCTGGCCCTGCTCGGCCCGCGCAGCCTGCCGGACTGGCTGCCGCAAGAGCTGGCGCGGGACTACCAGCTGGCGCCGCTGGACGATGCGATTCGCTACCTGCACCATCCGCCGGCCGACGCCGATGTCGACGAGCTGGCCCTGGGTCACCATTGGGCACAGCATCGCCTGGCGTTCGAGGAACTGCTGACCCATCAGCTGTCCCAGCAGCGCCTGCGCGAAAGCCTGCGCTCGCAACTCGCCCCGGCGCTACCCAAGGCTACCCGGCTGCCGGCGCAGTACCTGAAGAACCTCGGCTTTCCGCCCACTGGCGCACAGCAGCGGGTCGGCAACGAGATCGCCTATGACCTCAGCCAGCCCGAACCGATGCTGCGGCTGATCCAGGGCGACGTGGGGGCCGGCAAGACCGTGGTCGCCGCCCTTGCCGCCCTGCAGGCACTGGAGGCCGGCTATCAAGTGGCGCTGATGGCGCCGACCGAGATCCTCGCCGAGCAGCACTTCATCACTTTCAAGCGCTGGCTCGAGCCGCTGGGGCTGGAGGTCGCCTGGCTGGCCGGCAAGCTCAAGGGCAAGAGCCGCACGGCGGCCCTGGAACAGATCGCCGCCGGCGCGCCGATGGTGGTCGGCACCCACGCGCTGTTCCAGGACGAAGTACAGTTCAAGAACCTGGCGCTGGTGATCATCGACGAACAACACCGCTTCGGCGTGCAGCAGCGCCTGGCCCTACGCCAGAAGGGCGTGGGCGGACGCCTATGCCCGCACCAGCTGATCATGACCGCCACGCCGATCCCCCGGACCCTGGCCATGAGCGCCTACGCCGACCTGGACACCTCGATCCTCGACGAACTGCCCCCAGGCCGCACGCCGGTGAACACCGTGCTGGTGACCGACTCGCGCCGCGTCGAGGTCATCGAGAGGGTGCGCGCCGCCTGCGCCGAAGGGCGCCAGGCCTATTGGGTGTGCACGCTGATCGAGGAATCCGAAGAGCTGACCTGCCAGGCCGCGGAAACCACTTACGAAGACCTGAGCAGCGCCCTGGGCGAACTGCGGGTCGGCCTGATCCACGGGCGCATGAAGCCGGCGGAAAAAGCCGAGGTCATGGGCCAGTTCAAGGCCGGTGAGTTGCAACTGCTGGTGGCCACCACCGTGATCGAAGTCGGCGTCGATGTGCCCAACGCCAGCCTGATGATCATCGAGAACCCCGAGCGCCTGGGCCTGGCCCAGTTGCACCAGCTACGCGGTCGCGTTGGTCGGGGCAGCGCCGCCAGCCATTGCGTCATGCTCTACCATCCTCCCTTGTCGCAGATCGGCCGCCAGCGCCTGGGCATCATGCGCGAAACCAACGACGGTTTTGTCATCGCCGAAAAGGACCTGGAACTGCGCGGCCCCGGCGAGATGCTCGGCACCCGCCAGACCGGCCTGCTGCAATTCAAGGTCGCCGACCTGATGCGCGACGCCGACCTGCTACCGGCCGTGCGCGATGCCGCCCAGGCCTTGCTGGAACGCTGGCCGCACCACGTCAGCCCGCTGCTGGAACGCTGGCTGCGCCACGGGCAGCAATACGGCCAAGTGTGA
- the exbD gene encoding TonB system transport protein ExbD — protein sequence MGLHLKEGAEDDLAENHEINVTPFIDVMLVLLIIFMVAAPLATVDIKVDLPASTAKPAPRPEKPVFLSVKADQRLYLGDDEVKAEALGATLDAKTQGKKDTTIFFQADKGVDYGDLMSVMDALRAAGYLKVGLVGLETATKK from the coding sequence ATGGGCCTGCATTTGAAAGAAGGCGCGGAAGACGATCTCGCCGAAAACCACGAAATCAACGTCACGCCGTTCATCGACGTGATGCTGGTGCTGCTGATCATCTTCATGGTCGCGGCGCCGCTGGCCACCGTGGACATCAAGGTCGATCTCCCGGCCTCGACGGCCAAACCGGCGCCACGCCCCGAGAAACCGGTGTTTCTCAGCGTCAAGGCCGACCAACGCCTGTACCTCGGCGACGACGAAGTGAAGGCCGAAGCCCTCGGCGCCACCCTCGACGCCAAGACCCAGGGCAAAAAAGACACGACGATCTTCTTCCAGGCCGACAAAGGCGTGGATTACGGCGACCTGATGAGCGTGATGGATGCCCTGCGGGCCGCCGGATACCTGAAGGTCGGCCTGGTCGGACTTGAGACGGCTACCAAGAAATGA
- a CDS encoding energy transducer TonB family protein, protein MITTRQKLTRYSGSLAIVLGVHAVAILLALNWSAPMPVELPPQAMMVELAPLPAPPPPAPPKVVTPPQPPAPIEELPLPKLAEAPKPTISVPKPVKPKPKPQPPKPVEKKPEPPKEKPSEEKPSDAPPTPTAAPSSAPAPGPSPAQIAAKESWQGTLLAHLAKYKKYPPGAQARGKEGLNRLRFVVDAQGNVLSYELVGRSGNADLDRATLEMIRRAQPLPKPPADMLNNGSIEIVAPFVYSLEKRRR, encoded by the coding sequence ATGATCACGACGCGCCAAAAACTGACGCGTTACAGCGGTAGCCTGGCCATCGTACTGGGGGTCCATGCGGTCGCGATCCTGCTCGCGCTCAACTGGAGCGCCCCGATGCCGGTCGAGCTGCCACCCCAGGCGATGATGGTCGAGCTGGCGCCGCTGCCGGCACCGCCTCCTCCCGCACCGCCCAAGGTCGTGACGCCACCGCAGCCACCGGCTCCGATCGAAGAGCTGCCGCTGCCCAAACTCGCGGAAGCGCCGAAGCCGACGATTTCCGTGCCCAAGCCGGTCAAACCCAAGCCCAAGCCACAACCGCCCAAGCCTGTGGAGAAAAAGCCGGAGCCGCCGAAGGAAAAGCCCAGCGAAGAGAAGCCCAGCGACGCTCCGCCGACGCCCACCGCGGCACCGTCCTCGGCACCCGCTCCGGGTCCGTCGCCGGCCCAGATCGCCGCCAAGGAAAGCTGGCAAGGCACGCTGCTGGCGCACCTGGCCAAGTACAAGAAGTACCCGCCAGGCGCTCAGGCACGCGGCAAGGAAGGCCTGAACCGACTGCGCTTCGTGGTCGACGCCCAAGGCAACGTGCTGTCCTATGAGCTGGTAGGACGCTCGGGCAACGCCGATCTGGACCGGGCCACCCTGGAAATGATCCGCCGCGCCCAGCCGCTGCCCAAGCCGCCGGCGGACATGCTCAACAACGGCTCGATCGAGATCGTCGCGCCCTTCGTTTACTCCCTGGAGAAACGTCGCCGCTGA
- the exbB gene encoding tonB-system energizer ExbB: MTRNQLSASPTQRPSPLRAMSAAAALLFSLLLAPTAAFADEQAPTGASTPAAAHAPADAAAPVATPVAAAPAPAEGEPAEDAPEVLEADNTLGMAHDLSPWGMYQNADIIVKLVMIGLAIASIITWTIWIAKGFELMGAKRRLRGEILSLKKATTLKEASVTAAKEGTLANLLVHDALEEMRLSANSREKEGIKERVSFRLERLVAACGRNMSSGTGVLATIGSTAPFVGLFGTVWGIMNSFIGIAKTQTTNLAVVAPGIAEALLATALGLVAAIPAVVIYNVFARSIAGYKAQVSDASAEVLLLVSRDLDHLPTAERSAQPHVAKVG; the protein is encoded by the coding sequence ATGACACGCAATCAACTCTCCGCTTCGCCAACCCAACGCCCAAGCCCGCTGCGCGCCATGAGCGCGGCCGCAGCGTTGCTGTTCAGCCTGCTGCTGGCACCGACCGCGGCCTTCGCCGATGAACAGGCCCCAACTGGTGCCTCGACACCTGCGGCAGCCCACGCGCCAGCCGATGCCGCGGCACCGGTAGCCACCCCGGTCGCTGCAGCGCCAGCCCCCGCCGAAGGCGAACCGGCCGAAGACGCGCCTGAAGTCCTCGAAGCGGACAACACCCTGGGCATGGCCCACGACCTGTCCCCTTGGGGCATGTACCAGAACGCCGACATCATCGTGAAGCTGGTGATGATCGGCCTGGCCATCGCCTCGATCATCACCTGGACCATCTGGATCGCCAAAGGCTTCGAGCTGATGGGCGCCAAGCGTCGCCTGCGCGGTGAGATCCTCAGCCTGAAAAAGGCCACCACCCTCAAGGAAGCCAGCGTCACCGCTGCCAAAGAAGGCACCCTGGCCAATCTGCTGGTCCACGACGCCCTGGAAGAAATGCGCCTGTCGGCCAACAGCCGCGAGAAAGAAGGCATCAAGGAACGCGTCAGCTTCCGCCTCGAGCGCCTGGTAGCCGCCTGCGGCCGCAATATGAGCAGCGGCACCGGCGTGCTTGCCACCATCGGTTCCACTGCGCCCTTCGTCGGCCTGTTCGGTACCGTGTGGGGCATCATGAACAGCTTCATCGGCATCGCCAAAACCCAGACCACCAACCTCGCCGTCGTCGCCCCCGGCATCGCCGAAGCCCTGCTGGCAACCGCCCTGGGCCTGGTCGCGGCCATTCCTGCGGTGGTCATCTACAACGTCTTCGCCCGCTCCATCGCCGGCTACAAGGCCCAGGTCTCCGACGCTTCCGCGGAAGTCCTGCTGCTGGTCAGCCGTGATCTCGATCACCTGCCGACCGCCGAGCGCTCCGCGCAACCTCATGTGGCCAAAGTAGGGTAA
- a CDS encoding aminoacyl-tRNA deacylase and HDOD domain-containing protein, whose amino-acid sequence MTEVALATAAPHAPSVIRLLLGKLNIGFTEVLDHPGLPAARKVQAVLLDDAVGALMVLFPQSQLLDLNRLAELTGRRLTAVSTERLERMLGKHNLSLLPGLPALTSSPCLYDESLLREPLLLINSGEPGLLLEITSDAFKSMLSKASAGNFGEALSSIRPNLDRPDDDREEITQAMQAFTARRIQQRLEATIEIPPLAETAQKIIKLRVDPNATIDDITGVVETDPALAAQVVSWAASPYYASPGKIRSVEDAIVRVLGFDLVINLALGLALGKTLSLPKDHPQHSTPYWQQSIYTAAVIEGLTRAMPRAQRPESGLTYLAGLLHNFGYLLLAHVFPPHFSLICRHLEVNPHLCHSYVEQHLLGISREQIGAWLMRYWDMPDELSTALRFQHDPSYDGAYAEYPNLVCLAVRLLRSRGIGSGPVEDIPDALLERLGLSRDKAEDVVSKVLEAEVLLRELASQFSQH is encoded by the coding sequence ATGACAGAAGTTGCCCTCGCCACCGCAGCCCCGCACGCTCCGTCTGTAATCCGGCTGCTGCTCGGCAAACTGAACATCGGCTTCACGGAAGTCCTCGATCACCCGGGCCTGCCGGCCGCGCGCAAGGTACAGGCGGTCCTGCTGGACGACGCCGTCGGCGCGCTGATGGTGCTGTTCCCGCAGAGCCAGTTGCTGGACCTCAATCGCCTCGCCGAACTGACCGGCCGCCGCCTGACCGCCGTATCCACGGAACGCCTGGAGCGTATGCTCGGCAAACACAACCTGAGCCTGCTGCCCGGCCTGCCGGCGCTCACCAGCTCGCCCTGCCTGTATGACGAAAGCCTGCTGCGCGAGCCGCTCCTGCTGATCAACTCCGGCGAACCGGGCCTGCTGCTGGAAATCACCAGCGACGCTTTCAAGAGCATGCTAAGCAAGGCCAGCGCCGGCAACTTCGGCGAAGCCTTGAGCAGCATCCGCCCGAACCTCGACCGCCCGGACGACGACCGCGAGGAAATCACCCAGGCCATGCAGGCCTTCACCGCCCGGCGCATCCAGCAACGCCTGGAAGCGACCATCGAGATTCCGCCGCTCGCCGAAACCGCGCAGAAGATCATCAAGCTGCGGGTCGACCCCAACGCCACCATCGACGACATCACCGGCGTGGTGGAAACCGACCCGGCCCTGGCCGCGCAAGTGGTGAGCTGGGCGGCTTCGCCCTACTACGCCTCGCCGGGCAAGATCCGCTCGGTGGAAGACGCCATCGTCCGCGTGCTGGGCTTCGACCTGGTGATCAACCTGGCGCTGGGCCTGGCCCTGGGCAAGACCCTGAGCCTGCCCAAGGACCACCCGCAACACAGCACGCCGTACTGGCAGCAGTCGATCTACACCGCCGCCGTCATCGAAGGCCTGACCCGCGCCATGCCGCGCGCCCAGCGCCCGGAATCCGGCCTGACCTATCTCGCCGGCCTGCTGCACAACTTCGGCTACCTGCTGCTGGCCCACGTCTTCCCGCCGCACTTCTCGCTGATCTGCCGCCACCTGGAGGTCAACCCGCACCTCTGCCACAGTTACGTGGAACAGCACCTGCTGGGCATCAGCCGCGAGCAGATCGGCGCCTGGCTGATGCGCTACTGGGATATGCCGGACGAGCTGTCCACCGCCCTGCGCTTCCAGCACGACCCGAGCTATGACGGCGCCTACGCCGAATACCCGAACCTGGTATGCCTGGCCGTGCGCCTGCTGCGCAGCCGCGGCATCGGCTCCGGCCCCGTTGAAGACATCCCGGACGCCCTGCTCGAACGTCTCGGCCTGTCCCGCGACAAAGCCGAAGACGTGGTCAGCAAGGTCCTCGAAGCCGAAGTGCTCCTGCGCGAACTGGCCTCGCAGTTCAGCCAGCACTGA
- a CDS encoding hydrogen peroxide-inducible genes activator, translated as MTLTELRYIVTLAQEQHFGHAAERCHVSQPTLSVGVKKLEDELGVLIFERSKSAVRLTPVGEGIVAQAQKVLEQAQGIRELAQAGKNQLTAPLKVGAIYTVGPYLFPHLIPQLHRVAPQMPLYIEENFTHVLRDKLRNGELDAIIIALPFNEADVLTLPLYDEPFYVLMPSTHPWTQKESIDANLLNDKSLLLLGEGHCFRDQVLEACPTLAKGNDGAKHTTVESSSLETIRHMVASGLGVSILPLSAVDSHHYAPGVIEVRPLTAPVPFRTVAIAWRASFPRPKAIEILADSIRLCSVAKPPAAS; from the coding sequence ATGACTCTTACTGAATTACGCTACATCGTTACCCTCGCCCAAGAGCAGCACTTCGGTCACGCGGCCGAGCGTTGCCATGTCAGCCAGCCGACCCTGTCGGTGGGCGTGAAGAAGCTTGAAGACGAACTCGGTGTGCTGATTTTCGAGCGCAGCAAGAGTGCGGTACGTCTGACGCCGGTCGGCGAAGGCATCGTCGCCCAGGCGCAAAAGGTCCTCGAACAGGCCCAGGGCATTCGCGAATTGGCCCAGGCCGGCAAGAACCAGCTGACCGCCCCGCTGAAAGTCGGCGCGATCTACACCGTCGGCCCGTACCTGTTCCCGCACCTGATCCCACAACTGCACCGGGTCGCCCCGCAGATGCCGTTGTACATCGAAGAGAACTTCACCCACGTGCTGCGCGACAAGCTGCGCAACGGCGAACTGGACGCGATCATCATCGCCCTGCCGTTCAACGAAGCCGACGTGTTGACCCTGCCGCTGTACGACGAACCCTTCTACGTGCTGATGCCAAGCACCCACCCCTGGACTCAAAAAGAAAGCATCGACGCCAACCTGCTCAACGACAAGAGCCTGTTGCTGCTGGGCGAAGGCCACTGTTTCCGCGACCAGGTACTCGAGGCCTGCCCGACCCTGGCCAAAGGCAACGACGGCGCCAAGCACACCACGGTGGAATCCAGCTCTCTGGAAACCATTCGCCACATGGTCGCTTCCGGCCTTGGTGTCTCGATCCTGCCGCTCTCGGCGGTGGACAGCCATCACTACGCTCCGGGCGTGATCGAAGTACGGCCGCTGACCGCGCCCGTGCCGTTCCGCACCGTGGCGATCGCCTGGCGCGCCAGCTTCCCGCGGCCGAAAGCCATCGAGATCCTCGCCGACTCGATCCGCCTGTGTTCGGTGGCCAAGCCGCCTGCCGCGAGTTAA